A genomic stretch from Deltaproteobacteria bacterium includes:
- the rplR gene encoding 50S ribosomal protein L18, translating to MKKVISKNTKRLLRKHRITARLHGTASKPRLVIFKSLKYIYIQMIDDEQQNTIASFSTHEDNYFNKLKSRKNKDAAKMLGEMAGNKAIELGIKQVIFDRNGYKYHGNVKIFAEAARKKGLVF from the coding sequence ATGAAAAAGGTTATAAGTAAAAACACAAAAAGACTTTTAAGAAAACATAGGATTACAGCGAGGTTACACGGTACTGCTTCCAAACCGAGGCTCGTTATATTTAAAAGCCTTAAATATATATATATACAGATGATAGATGACGAGCAGCAGAATACGATTGCTTCTTTCTCAACACATGAGGATAATTACTTTAATAAATTGAAGAGCAGGAAGAATAAGGATGCTGCAAAAATGCTCGGTGAAATGGCAGGAAATAAGGCAATAGAGCTTGGTATAAAGCAGGTTATCTTTGATAGAAACGGCTATAAGTATCATGGGAATGTTAAAATTTTTGCTGAAGCAGCAAGAAAAAAAGGACTCGTATTTTAA
- the rpsE gene encoding 30S ribosomal protein S5, translating into MEDVNTNTEFKERIIKINRVAKVVKGGKRFSFSTIVVVGDQKGLVGFGLGKANEVPDSIRKGIDKAKKSLISVPIKNGSVPYDVIGEFGAGRVFIKPAQAGVGVIAGGAVRAMLELAGYKDVVAKIFGSRNPHNVLKATEDALRKYDVVKKDFISKVDVTLSEKF; encoded by the coding sequence TTGGAAGATGTAAACACAAATACAGAATTCAAAGAACGTATTATTAAAATCAACAGGGTTGCTAAGGTTGTAAAGGGTGGTAAAAGATTTAGTTTTAGTACCATTGTTGTTGTTGGCGATCAAAAAGGACTTGTGGGCTTTGGACTCGGAAAGGCAAATGAAGTCCCCGACTCAATAAGAAAAGGTATTGATAAAGCCAAGAAAAGCCTTATAAGCGTACCCATAAAGAATGGAAGTGTTCCTTACGATGTGATAGGAGAATTTGGTGCCGGCAGGGTTTTTATAAAACCAGCACAGGCTGGAGTGGGTGTAATAGCTGGAGGTGCTGTTAGAGCTATGCTTGAACTCGCGGGATATAAAGATGTTGTTGCAAAAATTTTCGGGTCACGTAATCCGCATAATGTTTTAAAGGCTACCGAGGATGCTCTTAGGAAGTATGATGTAGTAAAAAAGGATTTTATTTCAAAGGTTGATGTTACTTTGTCAGAGAAATTTTAA
- the rplO gene encoding 50S ribosomal protein L15, translating to MNLSTLKKPDGMIKERKRIGRGTGSCHGKTAGKGHKGHNARAGGGVKPDFEGGQMPLKRRMPKYGFVNPNHIGYQVVNIESLNIFDVDEEITLERMIDKGIIRGNRPVVVLGNGEIKKKLFIKAHRFSGSAKEKIEIAGGKAEVVKIAR from the coding sequence ATGAATTTATCTACTTTAAAAAAACCGGATGGTATGATTAAAGAAAGAAAAAGAATAGGCAGAGGTACCGGATCATGCCACGGAAAAACAGCAGGAAAGGGCCATAAGGGACATAATGCTAGAGCTGGTGGCGGTGTAAAACCCGATTTTGAAGGCGGACAGATGCCTTTGAAACGACGCATGCCTAAGTATGGATTTGTAAACCCTAATCATATTGGATATCAGGTTGTTAACATAGAATCCCTGAATATCTTTGACGTTGATGAAGAAATAACATTAGAAAGAATGATCGATAAAGGTATTATAAGAGGTAATAGACCGGTTGTTGTATTAGGGAACGGTGAGATAAAAAAGAAGCTTTTTATAAAAGCGCATCGTTTTTCAGGGAGTGCAAAGGAAAAGATAGAAATAGCAGGCGGTAAAGCAGAGGTTGTGAAAATTGCTAGATAA